The Falco biarmicus isolate bFalBia1 chromosome 1, bFalBia1.pri, whole genome shotgun sequence DNA segment TACCCTGTCACTTGAAAGGTCACGCCCAGCATGAGCTTTTGTCAGGTAGTTCTTAACCTGTAAAATTTTTTTAGTTGAAGTTAAGAGGGAAGTACCAGTGTTCAGAATGAACTATAATAGTTTGTATATTCAACATTTGAAGTATATTCTATTTTGTTGTACTCTTGTTTCAAAGTGTATTCAAGTAGGTTTTACTGAAAtatagaaacaaaatttaatgGTGTTCAgtctgctttgtattttttgctttttcttcttttcaacctataaatgtttttttctgcttatttgaAACCTTCCAGGCATTCAGCCTAAGGTAGCTGATAGAGTGTGGAAATTGGGAACTCCTCACTACTCTGGTACTCGGAACAGCTGACCAGCTCTCAcgctgaaatgtttttcattgaaatgtCTTTCATTGAAATGTCTGTGAAACTTGCAGTAGTCGGTGAGGTAACTTCTGACAGGGTTCTACTTCTCTTAGTCTTTTTCAGGACGGTGAGCATACACAGTGTTCCTGCATTGTGGCTAATCACGTGCGTGCTTGTGGAATAACTTTGAGTAGCTTAAGAGGTTACTGCCCTCCAGCAGACAGGCGGGTGGTAACTGTGTGTGCTCCCAGCTGCTTTCATGCAAAgaaggcttttatttattttttttatttgcttaaataACTCTGAACGTCAGTAACCTGTAGAGCTCTGTGAACTACCTAACTGTTCCTCCAGCTACACCTTAATTTCCTAAGGCTGCGCTGCAAGGCAAGGTAGGAATGAGCAGACTTGGCTACTCCAGCGTACTGATCTGACGATCTCACAGAAGCAAGCTGAAAGTACCAGTAAGTAGAAACTGTGAGAAGAGAGAAATACAAAGTTATACTGCTGGTCCTTTTGGTGGTGTTGCTGTTAATGTTTCCAACTGGTGGTGTTTTGACTTCAGCAAAATTAAGTgactcccccaccccaccccccccccccccgaatgAAGTAAGTATCTAAATAGATTTTCTATTTAGAACTGCACTGAAGTTACGGGTATCATGATACATTACTGTGGGGTAAAGCTCGGGTGAGAACACACTGTACGCAAATTGCTCCATAGTTGCAATCCGCGTGCAAGAGTTCGGCTTAAAATAGATGCCGGGTAGCTTACCCTGCTTTCATGGGGACCGTGCTGGTGCTGCAACAATGACTAGAGAAGCAGCACATCAGTTTGTGGGTAGCCAGGTGCCCAGTGGCACCCCCGGTTCCCAGTAAGGTGCCCTGGAAAGTCTTCAGAGCCAGGGGCTCGGGTaatcttgaaataatttaagtCTAAATGCCCATTTAAGTACTTCATGCCTGGAGGAGCAATTTTAACAGAAATCTGGAACTGAGGGTCTTCAATTACAATAAAGGAGGCCTGAATTAAAATACCGAAAAGCGAGTTACCTCTAGAGTCCTAGCAGTAATCCTTGTTCTTCCCTCCGACTGAGAAGTAAGAAATGTGGGAATAGCTCCATGCAGCCAGGCCAGCATATGGGGAACTTTGCAAGTCTTCTGAAAAAGGGATTCTTTTTCATACTCTTAAGCAGGGAAGCAAAGTTGAAGAGCAAATGAATGAACAAGGTGAAACAGGTAAGTGTGGTGTAGAAGGCAGCAAACCCTTCCGCCAGCAGTTAAAACCAAAGAAGCAAAGGTTCTTACAGATGAGCTGTGTTTCTGGCCTGGGAAAGAGGACAAAGACTCCTTGGCAGAAGGAGatgcaggagaagaaagaggattTATGTTGCCAGGAAAGATAGGACAGGAAGGGAGGTCCTGGGGAGCTTGGCGATGGCTTGACTAATTCAGTAGTCTGAGAGGCAGAAATCTTCTGGGTAATGGGAAACAGAGCAGTGTGAAGAGAGGGGGGTAGAACAAATTGGAGCTAGAAGATGAGAGAAAAgtaatagcattttaaaaccCACATTTATAAGTCTTCTGTAAGAAATCCTTCTCTAAATGGCTGTTACTTGGTCATGTATGAAAGAGCCGCTGTATCTCAGTGCGGAGTGTCTGTCTGGAGTATTTGTAGTCGAGACCTTTCCAACACCTAATTTAGATACACTGGAAGTCAaatggggacagacttttctTGGAAATAGATAAGGATCTCCAGctgatggtctccttatcttAAGTTAGAGCCAAGACTTCCATCGTGTAACAGCAAAACCGAAAGGATCGCAGGCCCCGTCTCGGCTACTGGTGGCAGGCTGCTCGCAGCAGCTCCCGGGCGCTGCTGTTGCTGTCGGTGCTGTGTCTTGCTACAGAACTGGCGATGGCCGCCTGGCTCTCGCCCCCGGCCACCCGGCGAGCGGCACTGGAGGACGTTAACCAAAAGTTTGTTAAGCGTTTTGAGAACCTCAATCTGTACGAGGATGCGCTGTAACTGAAATGGAAAGGGTTCTTAACCCGGCTTTGAGCAGTAAAAGAGTGTTTCTATTAACCTTCCCGTGTGTGCCTTTGTATTCTTCTCTTTTGTGTTTGTACTTCTAGCTAGcagctaaatttaaaaaaaagacaggttTTTTGTGAGTCGGGGATTCCAGCGGGTCCGTTTTAAGCACAGCTCTCCAGCGTTGCTTTGCGGGTGCGTGGCTCCTCTGAGCTGTTCCGAGGTCCCGTTGTTCGTCAGAGGTGGTATGTAATCCGGGTGACAAGCCGTGCTCCTTGCAAGAGGCAGCCTCTCCCTGGGGGTTTCTGCAGCTAAATGTCGGGGCGAGATTCCCACCCGTAACTGAAAGTCTGGGATTGTTCTCTGGCTCTCTGCAAGCTCACTCTTTATCGTGGCTGCTTTAAGCAGATCTAAGCAATTACGATGGGggcaagaaatatttttactggtGGTGTTGGAGTATGTGACTTCAGGAGGAGGGAGCTTTGGTCAGGTTTGTAATATCTGAAATGGGCAAGGGGACAGTAAAACACTGAAGAAGTCCCCAGCTATACTCCTAGACTTCTGCAAACtgttgaaaaatgcattttgtccATGCGTCGAAGCAGCACTAGGTTTTACATGTGAAACGGGTGGCTCATATAGAAGAGTCCAGGCTTAATTTCTCCTCGGCAAGTGTAGTAACTTCTCTAGATGTGTGAGTGGAATGAAACTCTCGTGTGAAGTGAGCAGGCTTTGTACAGAAGGCATTGAAATATAATACAGCCATGGTACCACGGATTCTATAGATGTAAACACCAacacttatttttcaaattactaTTGTAATTACAGGACAGACAGGGTAATGCTGGGTAATCCACAGGGGAAAAGCTAACTGTTGCAACCCAGAATAAAGATCTGAATATCAAAATTTCTGGGTTGTGGCAAGGAAAGTTGAAAGGGGAATGCTATCCCAGAGACCGGTCTTTTTGTTACTGTCTCTTGGACAAAGCGCGTCTCGCTTAGCAAAGGGTTCTGTGCCTGGATGTAACCCAAGGGATCTGGGCGGAGGGTGCTGTGGGGAAGGCTGAGATCTTGGGAGCCTCTGCTAATTGATTTAATGAAATTTAGGACTTTGGAGAATTACATCTGAGCTGATCGAGGATCAGTGAGCCAGGGGCAGTCAGGAGTTGATAAGAAAGCAGAGAGGTGTTTGAAGCCTCGGTTCTTGTTCACCTGCCGTGTGCAGCAGGGGTCTCAGTGACGCATGAAGGTTGGCGCAGCCAGAACAAGCTGAATTCCATTTCTGCCTGGTAGAGCCAGTTCAAGTAGCGGGTATTAAGCTCATTAAGTGAAGAAGGTCCAAGTGATGCTATCTACTGCTGATCTAATTGTTCTCTAGGAGAGATAGCGTTTTAATAAGCTTGCAACAGCTTCTGCCTTTCAGCAAATTAATTAAGTGGGTCATTTCTTCCTTTAGCTAGCTTGAGGGTGAGGGAAAACTGTCGCTGCTAAAGCTAATGCAGCTTTTCTTCAAGATTAGAGCAAGGGATCTGTTGAGACTTTTTTTAGCCTTGGTGTGCTTGTAAGGCAGAAGGCCACAAGAAGAGctttgaagacattttttactgtTAAGAGTCATACTGCTacataggaagaaaaaaaaaaaagaaacccttcctgctgcttcctatgaaaaatattcagtgtacTGGTATTTATAGCAggcaaaagcatttcagtgctgcaggCCTGCCTCTTGCTgcataaaacaaagcaagagcaATATTTCATTTAAGTTTTCCAAAAGAGCCTGtctgcaaaatacatttttatagcaAGTACTGGAATAAAAGGGCGAAGCCGACTGGGAAGTTACCAGATAATTTCTGTGCCATGTCtaccttttattaaaatacagcagaaaagggTTCACCGTTAcgctgtggcaggggggtgtgATTTTCTGAGTGATAACCTAAGAACTGCCTTGCGGTGGGGAGAGACCCCAGCCTGTTCGCAGTCATtccaccctcccctcccctcccctcccctcccaaatTACCCTTTAAGGACGTGAAGCGGTGGACATCCACTGTCACATGTCCAGGGTGAGATAAGAATCTCGGCCCTTTCCACTTTGGAAGAGCTCTGCAAGGATAGCAATAGCATACAAATCATGCTGCTTCCCACAgtctggtttctttttgttggaGAGTGAGCGTTGAAAGCAAGGGTCTGAGTAAAATGGCATAAGAACCTTCCAGATACTAAATATCGTCACCCTGGGAGAGTGATGGTGGGAGTTTCATAGCTGTGACACTTTAGCTCCTGCTGGTAAAGCAAAGTGTCCCGTAACGGGTGCTGTGGCTCTGTGCCCTGGCAGTGGCGGTGCAGTACCACGCTAACGGCCACCCTGGGCTGTCCTTAGGAAAACAGAGCTGCCTGTGCAaaagtaaaatggaaattaagggctttttgttgttgttgtgggtttgtttggtttgaggtttttttgggttctggggtggggtttttttttttgttttaaatacagagctgaatgcagtattGTCCTTGCTCTCAAGGCAACGCACATTTTCTACCACAAGTGTAGTTTCTTCTAGAAACTGCCTACAGGGTCTGAATGGAAACTCCAGCTTCTGGTGTGACTTTCTGTGGTAGATAAGCAAGGATTTGATTTATTAAAGGTGCCACGTGTTGCTTTTAGAAGTGTTTAGCTACAGATGACTAGATATCTCCATTAACGGGCAAGTGGATTATTTCTCCTCCTCTCAAAGACCATTTGAGGACAGAGCCTAAGAGAAGATAACCCTCAAGGAGAAGCACTGCATCTCCCCTCAGAGAGCAACTGAGGGCAGCCAGCACCATGAACAGAAGAAGCTGTCTAAGTCTAGCTGGTGTGAAATGCTTACAGCAGCTCAAAGGTCTGCCTTTCTGTGGGGCATCAGGAGCTCCTCATCCCTGGCCCAGAATCTCCCCGAAAGGAGCCACCCCTTCTGGCTTCCAGGGACACAATTTGCTCTTTCTGAAATGCCAGCTGAAGGAGGCCCTGGCTGGCAGTAGTTGATGCCACATCATCCTGGGAAGAGCATTCACCAAGGAAGCCAGGCTCCTTGGTTGTAAAATCCTTTCTGTCTGCAGAATTCCAAATCCACGCTTGCTAGAGGAATCTGTCATCCCAGGCTGGTTAGAGGGGCCTCAGCTCTTTGCTCAGAAGCAGATCATCGCTCTCATTCCGCAAGTGTCAGGAACACACGCAGAGCATGTTACAGCTGTGCACCACAGCACTTCACACATTTGCCTGAAAGGGAATGTTTGTGTGGGAATTTGGGACTTCTGGTGGCCAGACTCTGCTTTGCTACCAGCAACGCAAGTACAGTAACTTACGGGTTGTGTGAAACACCTACCTTGGCATTTCTTGCTCTTCagatgatgttttaaaatacaaatacagctGTCTGTTGTGCCCTGTTTGGGCACTTCAAGTTTGAGAACGCACTTGCCGTGAAAGCAAAGCAGCCGTGCCAACTTTTAAAATTAGGACTGCAGGGTCAGGGGAAAGAGGTCTGGAGCAGGTGGCGTCACCACTGCCTTGAAGCTTGAACAGTCAGTAGCTGAAAGAGATCAACTGCTACCGACAGGGAAATGAACCAGATGGCAGCAGAGagacataactttttttttttccaaagacttTTATTAATAAACACTTTGAACACTTTACTATGGGCCTTACTCTACATGGAAGtactgctttatttcttctccctcaTCTTTTCCAGCTATCTAAACGTCAGCCCAACTCCAACTGTtgtctctcttccctcctctctccccacctCATTTTCCAGCATAGTGGCACATTTACAATCCATATATGCAATACCAATGAGCGCTACTCCATGCACCAGAGTTACTGTATAGCACAGCCCTGTTGTTGCTTGGGTGCTTCGCCAGAGTTGCCACGGAGAGAGGCTCCTGAACGCTGCTGCTGTATGATTTCAAGTCAGATGCAGGATCACCAGTTTCTCTCAATAAATAGATTTTATCTTCTAACAGGTTCCAGTGTAGCTTTAGATTCTgaagataaataaaatgaagtctTTCAACATAAAGATTGGCCCtttacagaaacagcaagatTGACAAGACTACAAATTTAAACCATTCAAGTAATACttgaagcagaggaggaaataCTCCCTGGTTAGGTGTTGTCTGGAGAGGagcacaaaataaacaaaggtAATGGTCACTGGGTATACATACCTACAGGCCATATGTGCAACTGACACATGCACATTCATCTGGAAAAAGGAGGATATTGCTGTACGATGTGGTTAGCCTGTATTTCCTCACTTGCTCTTACGGGAGGGGGTCCACCTCACGCTGCACTATTATCCATTCACTTTTAATGGAACAGTCATCTCAAGTCATGTAAGAGTGAAAAGACACGCATGAGCTTAGATTTGTTCATGTCTAAACTGCATTAAACTTCCTTCCTATtgcaacagaaaagacagaacacAATCCCACCGGGTAGTCGAGCCTCGTTCCCTTCAGTACTTGCACAAGCttaacatgaaataaattaagTCAGCATGCTGTCAGGGCAGGTTGTTTTACAAACACAAGTGTTTTGATTTAAATACTAAGGCCTCCGCATTCATTAGAGGATTAAATCCTTACGCATGGGGGTTGGTGAAAGGACAAAGCTCATTTGCCTTCTGGTTGTCAAACCCTGACAGGGCAGGAACACCGCGACGAGAACACCcactcctttcttcctccctcagAGGCTCCAGATGAACAAGTGCTGAATGGCAAGTGCAACTGCAAACAAGTGCCCATAATAACGTTTAGTCAACAGTATTTCCTCATCCTTCAACAGCTTCCAGCTTCAAAAgttttctctaaaataaaatagtgagTTAAGACACTGCAATACCAGGTGGCATTCCAACGCATTACAGCAGTCTGTCGGGGTCTTGATTAAAACTAAAGTCACACACCAGAGAGAGGTGATCGGAAGGGTAATTGAACGATGGCAGCCTGTTGGGCCCAATCTGCTCTTCAGTCAGCAAGCCCAGGGCTGAGTTCACATTCAAGGCGTGCTGGGAATACCAGATATAATCCAGCGTGTGCCGGCACTCTCCCGAGGGCCGGATCTTCCAGGTGGTGTATGGGGGCTCCGACTGCCCGTCAGGGCTCAGCAGCTTGTATGCGCTGTTCAAGTTGAGGCTGGAGTTGGAAAATTCTCTGTAGACCTCCTCAGTTGGCTCCGCATTGAAGTCTCCACAGATGATCAGAGGGATCTTTGCACCCTGGGTAATACTCTTCAGGTTCTGGAGGAGATCGCAGCCTTGTGCGGACCGAAACCTCTCCCAGCCGGTGCGGGCTTTCAGGTGAGTGACAGCAATGCAGAACAGTCTTCCAGTTTCATTGCACTTCAGCGTCTGAGCTATGGCCACTTGGTTGGTCTTCAGCTTCATGGCGGTGAGACGGATGTTGGCGCTGTTGATGAGCTCAAAGCGGTCTTTGAGGAAAAACAGGGCGCAGCCATCCGGCCCGTTGTTCTGCTCCACATCTAGGCACGGGGACCACGGCTTCGGGAAGAAAGTACACTGGTAGCCGAGTCGGCTGAGGAGCGGCTCAAAGGTATCAAAGTAGTGGTCGACTTCTTGCAGGCACAAGATGTCAGGCTTGTACGCAAGGATTTCCTCCAGGATGAGGCACTTCCTCTCTTCCCATTTCAGAGCTTCCATAGGGCACTGAACAAAGTTGTCTTTGCCTTCTCCGAGAGCTGAAATCGGCAGGAAGGGggggcaataaaaaaaaaaaattagaagttaCCAATAGCTAAACCAGGCTGTCTTCCTCCAGGTTTTGCAGAGGCTCTCGGGAGCCAGCTGCCACCGTGCAGCAGCCAGCGGCTGCTTGCATCCCCGCATGAGGGCAGGCAGCCTGTCACACTGCAAGGGGTTATAATGGGGGGCAGCACGAGGCTTTTGtaatgctttgctttccctgtaCAACCCTGCACATCAGTTTACATGCAGGTGATGGGTAttccaggagcagctgctgacTTCAAGGGTGCCAGGCTTGCCAATGGGTGCGAGAATCCCTTCTCTAAACACTGAAGTCTCTCCAAAAAACTCAAGTTCCCTTTACAGATACAAGTTAAAGAGATTCCTTCCCCCTGGTCCCAGAAGTCACTACACTGTGGCAAGTGCTTCCACATGTGGCAGCCACAGCTTAAgcctgagggaaaaaaaaaaatgcagtggtaTAGGAGTGACTTAACTGCAGAATGTTAAGGCAGTCGGTCCCTACATGGGGGATTTCCCACCCCAAAAGACTTTAAGATGAGGCTGTTGCATAAGTCAATTTACAAACTTGATTTTAGGggtctgaggaaaaaaaaaaaaaatcagttaaaattactttgaagaACTAAGAATTCCTGTAACACATCTGAATCCCTGAATAGTTCACTGATAAACTAATTCGAAAACTCTACAGAAGCTTTATGAAGAACAGAACTTAGTCAAGGATGAGTCTTTTTGGGGGGGTTGACAGCTACCTAGAAGTGACAGgtcacagtattttgaaaacactgtgtTTGGACAGGCATTCAGCGCTATCCTTGGCATCACAGTTGCAAGGAGacaccttttttcctttcctatggAACAGAAGGCAAGCCACTATTTCAAGCGCTGAAAATCTCCCCGCCCCTCGGTCAACTTGTGCCTCGTGTAGTTCACCTCTCCCCCTTTGCTCTGCCAGTCCCAGGCATGCCTAACTACACAGACACCGCTGCATTTAAAGGTTTTCATTGCTGCATTTGACCTCAAGGTCACACCTTGAGCTTAGAGGCAGCTCCTACCTTGGGCAAGGATGTTCCACTGCATGACCCGAATAGGGCGGTGGTTACTGGCAGTGTTTTTCTTCAGGTCCACAAAGTTCCTCTGAAACCGGGGTGGCCGTTTCTGCAGAACAATCTGACATTCCTCCAACAAATCCTTGGGGTCTATAGGATCCAGCCGTGCTGAGTCTGGCTGCTCCAGGCAGTCCTGGTGCTGGGACACGGCACTGCTGCTCAGCGTCTTGGCGAGCGCACTGTAGAGCCGACTGGTGCTGTTTCCCATGGAACAcactggaaaggagaaaacGGTGTTAGAGACAACCACCATAACTCTTCCCACCACTTAGGTGCCTTACGGATAACCTCATTACAGTGCCAGCAGTTGATGGTTTGTGCGGGAGCCTGTTCCTGCACCCGAGGTAAAATAAGGATACAGAGACAGGGTTAGTTCTGCCCACAGTCTCCTCGTGTTTTGCTTCATCTCAGGGGCTGCTCACCCCCGCAGCACGCAAACGGGCCGGTTTAAGAGATCGTGCAGGTGTCTTCTAAGGGAAGAAAGGAGTCTTTCATCCAGAATAGCAGGGCTAAGATTAACTTCTGCATGTCTTGTGGGAAACAGAACAGAGtgtccttttcccctcctcacaGAGGAGAGAGCCCAGCAGGGAGACAGATACTGCCTGCTCCTTATTTCGTGTGCAGTTTGTCTCGGATGGAGATGGCACCTCACAGCTGGACACCCTCTGCCTGCCGGGGCTCCCTCCGGGCTGCAGCACAGCGAGCACGGTGACTCGTTCCCTCAGGCTGGTATTTCATAGGAACCTCGACCCACGGCTTCATTCACCCCAAAAGGAGCAACATTTTCACGAGCACAGAGCGGCCAAATGCTTCTGCTGCCTTAGACCTGGGGatgtggagcagagcagggggtCTCTCAGCTCCCCTTTGCGCCCCTCgccctcctttctcccttcgGCTCCTTGCTCCTTCATGCTGTGCCCCCGCTCGGCAGCTTCCAGTGCACCCCATGGTCCTCCCCAGGCCCCCACAACCCCCTGCTCCCTCAGCCGTCTCAAGCACACCTCCCGCAAACCgccagctgtgccccagccccccattAACGCAGTCAGCCACCCTCCTGGCCCCGTGTCTCCTACAGGGAGGTCCGTCCCCCCCTCACTGGGCCACAGCTGCCACATGGGGAGTGTGCGTGTGTCCCCCACTCTGTTTTGCCCTTTGGCTTACACAGAGTTAGGTGCAGCCCTCTTCCCTTAGCAGGGGtcaagcagcagagctgttcccTTTCAGGTGGTGGCCCTCTAACTATCATGCTATAAAAtacctcctccttccccttcccaagGGCTCAACCAGTACCACCAGGCAGCTGCAAACGCCCCGAGGCTTGCTTACTGCAAACACACTCAAGATGTGAGGGCTAAGGGCCAGGCTTCTGGGTAGCCGTGGAGGAGTTTGCCCAGGGTTCATGATATCCCTCCACACCTCTGCAGCAAGTCTGGGCCACATGTGTcccaaggtcccttccaacccttcCTCAGGGGGGGGCGTTTTGCTCTGCAGTGCCACCCTTGCCACAACAAGTTGGCGAGAACTTGAAAAGAGGCTGTTTGTGCTTTTCCATGCTCGGCGTCTGCCCCAGTAGCACTCCTGGACACTTGATTTCCCTTCAAACACGGGCAGGAAGAGCAGTGCTTGCACCACAGCAGAGGCCACACTTCCAGAGTTTCATGGTTACCTCAACTTATTTCCCCCTGAGTGCATTTTGCAAAGGTAATCTTGAGCAAAAGAATTTCAGTGTTGCATTGCTGTTGGCCCACAGCAGGTTTTACCTAAGTTTATTTGTACCTTGGAGTTACTTAAAAACGGAAAAGACTTGTCATTGCACACTCGCATCTTGCAACAGGTTTGGGGTGCCACCCAACACATCTGCATGTTTGGCCTTGGGTAGCCCAAGCTACAGCATTATGAGTCATAAATGCTGGTGACAGATGTACAATAGTGACAGACCTGGCtagaggggaaggcaggaagaCGGAAGCCCTAATACTTTAATAAACACACTTAGAaggaataaaagagaaaagacagactCTGCAGCAGAAGCCTCACACCCTTGCCTTTTGGAAAATGGGTGCTTTTAAAGACactaaaaaaaattgctgctctAACATATGCTTTGTATGTGCAAGCCAGTGAAATAGTGCCTctgaacagttttaaaaaaagtcataaacTGGGAATTGGAATTAGACATCGGATGTCTCTCTCCACCCCCACCCTTTTAGTTAAAGTACCAGGAGTTCCTCAAACTGTG contains these protein-coding regions:
- the NOCT gene encoding nocturnin, translated to MYQSPARCLCSALPALCCAPASASLLPSSRPRASPPVLDPAAPRAAAAAAGGPPAPGPSPRTVCSMGNSTSRLYSALAKTLSSSAVSQHQDCLEQPDSARLDPIDPKDLLEECQIVLQKRPPRFQRNFVDLKKNTASNHRPIRVMQWNILAQALGEGKDNFVQCPMEALKWEERKCLILEEILAYKPDILCLQEVDHYFDTFEPLLSRLGYQCTFFPKPWSPCLDVEQNNGPDGCALFFLKDRFELINSANIRLTAMKLKTNQVAIAQTLKCNETGRLFCIAVTHLKARTGWERFRSAQGCDLLQNLKSITQGAKIPLIICGDFNAEPTEEVYREFSNSSLNLNSAYKLLSPDGQSEPPYTTWKIRPSGECRHTLDYIWYSQHALNVNSALGLLTEEQIGPNRLPSFNYPSDHLSLVCDFSFNQDPDRLL